One Pocillopora verrucosa isolate sample1 chromosome 10, ASM3666991v2, whole genome shotgun sequence genomic window carries:
- the LOC136283916 gene encoding zinc finger CCCH domain-containing protein 18-like, whose translation MRGKSPSKNHQELQLRASVPSPTVECAKDKCLPDKKDTIREESRRLSRPRSLKSFRKEKRDGDVTSAAACSKVAATKVNAATLAPLSGVVGNHEKKKEANAGADTKGNSSQAVSCRGRNKTRSGPTKVKRKAPPPPLPLSERPSISSPSQSGLPRPVSARPPPIPPPRQPPTRKAAPPRLPPPNMKQPGKKSDTTSVKKKENEMRHYPKDLNPFANSDGTTDNDCSSQNSGKAPSASRQRHKRRRKNSKSGEYPMENNLFNDTDGMSETPSSARRQRRRRKRRESMNEEYKMGDISSSDTDDMHNKPSNTRGQRRRTKRKQSNGEKYKMEHNPSNDTDEQNSSSILESTDTSDMWSVSSLEDIQFVVNTATVEEINVKTALQGLAASNQKDEQVDREASSDSKAQSFPSDKVSPDDLPFTNKDNVPASIGSTNLDASTAKDCSNVGERSIIKQVQPSEEVIAMEEFQGGDSCAAIVSNQFPELAIYVETEIQVVEHESLSLHKVMVKLELEMKEAVDTEDCEAEFESLSLDWLALNKFRSELDERKQDLLTLSRQQNRKECLKFLRQDLKYLFEVKGWKKTKEHKDREKNVLDLILNLTDMA comes from the exons atgcgtGGAAAAAGTCCAAGTAAAAATCATCAAGAATTACAATTGAGAGCTTCGGTTCCTTCTCCGACTGTGGAATGTGCCAAAGACAAATG TCTCCCAGACAAGAAAGATACCATCAGGGAAGAAAGCAGGAGACTGTCGCGTCCAAGATCCTTAAAGAGTTTCCGAAAGGAAAAGCGCGATGGCGATGTTACAAGTGCTGCTGCCTGTTCGAAGGTGGCCGCCACAAAAGTCAATGCTGCTACACTGGCTCCATTGTCAGGCGTCGTTGGTAAccatgagaaaaagaaggaagcgaATGCTGGTGCTGACACTAAGGGTAATAGTTCTCAGGCGGTTTCGTGTCGAGGCCGCAATAAAACAAGATCAGGACCAACAAAGGTCAAAAGGAAAGCTCCACCTCCACCACTGCCTCTCTCTGAGAGGCCTTCCATTTCCAGTCCATCCCAATCTGGTTTACCTCGTCCTGTTTCAGCCCGTCCTCCTCCGATACCTCCACCGCGTCAACCACCAACTCGTAAGGCggctccgcctcgcctccctCCACCGAATATGAAGCAGCCTGGAAAAAAGAGTGATACCACAAGTGTTAAGAAGAAGGAAAACGAGATGCGCCACTATCCAAAGGATCTAAACCCGTTTGCAAATTCCGACGGTACCACCGATAATGACTGCTCGTCCCAGAACAGTGGGAAGGCCCCCAGCGCTAGTCGCCAAAGGCATAAAAGAAGACGGAAGAACTCTAAAAGTGGAGAATACCCGATGGAAAATAATCTATTTAATGATACTGATGGGATGAGCGAGACGCCCTCCAGTGCTCGTCGTCAAAGGCGTAGAAGAAAACGGAGAGAATCCATGAATGAGGAATACAAAATGGGAGACATCTCATCCAGTGATACTGATGACATGCACAACAAGCCCTCTAATACTCGTGGTCAAAGGCGTAGAACAAAACGGAAACAATCGAAtggtgaaaaatacaaaatggaacACAATCCATCAAATGATACTGATGAGCAAAATAGTTCGTCAATCTTGGAGTCGACCGATACTTCTGACATGTGGTCTGTTTCTTCATTGGAAGATATTCAGTTTGTGGTGAACACAGCTACAGTAGAAGAGATAAATGTAAAGACTGCATTGCAAGGCTTGGCTGCCAGCAATCAAAAAGACGAACAGGTTGACCGAGAAGCTTCTAGTGACTCAAAGGCCCAGTCATTCCCATCTGATAAGGTCTCTCCTGACGATCTCCCTTTCACAAACAAGGATAATGTTCCTGCAAGTATCGGATCAACAAACCTTGATGCTTCGACTGCTAAAGATTGTTCAAATGTGGGCGAGAGATCAATTATCAAGCAAGTACAACCTTCCGAGGAAGTAATTGCTATGGAAGAGTTCCAGGGTGGAGACAGCTGTG CTGCCATCGTAAGCAATCAGTTCCCTGAGTTGGCTATTTATGTAGAGACAGAGATTCAGGTTGTCGAACACGAGTCGCTTTCATTGCACAAGGTGATGGTTAAATTGGAACTGGAGATGAAAGAAGCAGTAGACACTGAAg ATTGTGAGGCCGAGTTTGAAAGCTTATCGCTTGACTGGTTAGCGCTAAATAAGTTCCGTTCTGAACTTGACGAAAGGAAGCAAGACCTTCTTACTCT TTCCAGACAACAAAACCGGAAAGAGTGTTTGAAGTTCTTACGTCAGGACCTTAAATACCTGTTTGAAGTCAAAG gttggaagaaaaccaaagaacacaAAGATCGGGAAAAGAATGTCCTGGATCTTATCCTCAACTTGACCGACATGGCCTGA